In Quercus robur chromosome 11, dhQueRobu3.1, whole genome shotgun sequence, the following proteins share a genomic window:
- the LOC126705093 gene encoding uncharacterized protein LOC126705093 yields MHCLHWSIFTDVTLCLFQSVLNAKIILKMLSMRRNAVHFGRPQLPVDSICSKAGSYLQEFLQAQTEEPVPSRPPPMQQWCPPDHHCLKINFDAAVFRRSSMAAIGVVVRNNAVADLEALACLKAVQFALELGITRVVFEGDSAVVINALLHSAGAFASFGNILDDIHMLFVVFQFVEFVFVNRRCNSVVDALAKKAELIVGAQVWLHEVPVDIAPLVLIDVH; encoded by the exons ATGCACTGCCTACACTGGTCAATCTTCACTGACGTAACATTGTGCCTATTCCAATCTGTGCTCAATGCCAAAATTATCCTGAAGATGCTCTCCATGCG ACGAAATGCTGTTCATTTTGGTCGCCCCCAATTGCCCGTGGATAGCATATGCAGCAAAGCAGGAAGTTATTTGCAAGAATTTTTGCAAGCCCAGACAGAGGAGCCTGTTCCAAGTCGTCCTCCTCCCATGCAACAATGGTGTCCTCCAGATCATCATTGCTTAAAGATAAATTTCGATGCCGCGGTGTTTCGTCGATCAAGTATGGCGGCCATTGGTGTCGTTGTCCGCAACAATGCAG TGGCGGATCTTGAAGCCTTAGCATGTTTGAAGGCTGTCCAATTTGCTCTGGAACTGGGTATTACTCGAGTGGTGTTTGAAGGTGATTCAGCAGTTGTCATTAATGCCCTTCTACACAGTGCGGGTGCATTTGCTAGTTTCGGCAACATTTTGGATGATATACACATGCTCTTTGTAGTATTTCAGTTTGtagaatttgtttttgttaatcGACGGTGTAATTCAGTAGTTGATGCTTTAGCAAAAAAAGCTGAGCTTATTGTTGGGGCGCAGGTTTGGCTGCACGAAGTGCCAGTAGACATTGCCCCTTTAGTTCTTATTGATGTTCATTGA
- the LOC126706585 gene encoding serine carboxypeptidase-like 7 isoform X2, with product MSSEASSVCLHLLFLLLVSGTAVSHWIVKTLPGFPGELPFKLETGYISVGEVEFFYYFVESEGNPGADPLLLYINGGPGCSALNGFLYQIGPLKFNITDYTGGLPTLIYEPNTWTKTANVLFLDLPVGAGFSYATISEAWSASDTKVAAQAYEFLRNWLIEHLDFVNNPVYLGSDSYQGIVTPILAQDIINGNEAGIEPQVNIKGLLLGCPHTNSDLQVNTRIIFAHRMALISDAMYKSAKTSCNGNYTDSTNANCTVAVALISQCIEQVNEADILGPNCAFISPKPKEGAQGFLKENSRNFILPWSRNGDFWCKNFDYILFDVWINYRSVQDALHVRPGTVKEVFRCNITLTSVYSYNVADAIPYHKNLTNSGLQILVFSGDHDMTITHIAVERWINALDLTIDTEWRPWFVDGQVAGYTRKYTNSGYRLTYATIKGAGHSPTEYKRKECYDMFHRWIHYYPL from the exons ATACATTAGTGTTGGTGAAGTGGAATTCTTCTACTATTTCGTCGAGTCGGAAGGGAACCCGGGAGCTGATCCTCTCTTGCTCTACATCAACGGAGGCCCTGGTTGTTCTGCTTTGAATGGATTTTTGTACCAGATTG GCCCATTAAAATTCAATATCACTGATTACACTGGGGGCTTACCAACACTGATATATGAACCAAACACATGGACAAAG ACAGCCAATGTGTTATTTTTAGATTTGCCTGTGGGTGCTGGCTTCTCCTATGCAACAATCTCGGAAGCTTGGAGCGCGTCTGACACAAAAGTAGCTGCACAAGCCTATGAGTTTCTGAGAAAT TGGTTGATCGAACACTTAGATTTTGTGAACAATCCCGTCTATCTTGGGAGCGACTCATATCAAGGAATTGTCACCCCAATTCTAGCCCAAGATATTATAAATG GCAATGAAGCAGGAATTGAGCCTCAAGTGAATATCAAA GGACTCTTGCTTGGATGCCCACATACAAATTCAGATCTCCAAGTTAACACAAGAATAATATTTGCGCACCGAATGGCTCTAATATCTGATGCAATGTATAAG TCAGCCAAAACTAGTTGCAATGGGAATTACACCGATTCGACAAATGCAAACTGCACCGTGGCAGTTGCACTAATATCCCAG TGCATAGAGCAAGTAAATGAAGCAGATATCTTGGGTCCCAATTGTGCGTTCATATCACCAAAACCAAAAGAAGGCGCTCAAGGATTTCTCAAAGAAAACTCAAGAAATTTCATCCTACCATGGTCTAGGAATGGAGACTTTTGGTGCAAA AATTTTGATTATATTCTCTTTGACGTATGGATAAATTATAGAAGTGTCCAAGATGCTCTTCATGTTCGACCG GGAACAGTCAAAGAAGTCTTTAGATGCAACATCACCTTGACCTCGGTGTACTCCTACAATGTCGCAGATGCAATTCCCTATCATAAAAATCTGACAAATTCAGGCTTGCAAATCCTGGTTTTCAG TGGGGATCATGACATGACTATCACACATATTGCTGTTGAACGATGGATAAATGCTCTAGATTTGACAATTGATACTGAATGGAGACCATGGTTTGTTGATGGCCAGGTTGCAGG GTACACAAGGAAATATACAAATAGCGGATATCGTTTGACATATGCAACTATAAAG GGAGCTGGACACTCTCCAACAGAGTACAAACGCAAGGAATGTTATGACATGTTCCATAGATGGATTCACTACTATCCTCTCTAG
- the LOC126706585 gene encoding serine carboxypeptidase-like 7 isoform X1, with the protein MSSKSSSVCLYLLLLLLVSGTRTAVSHWIVKTLPGFPGELPFKLETGYISVGEVEFFYYFVESEGNPGADPLLLYINGGPGCSALNGFLYQIGPLKFNITDYTGGLPTLIYEPNTWTKTANVLFLDLPVGAGFSYATISEAWSASDTKVAAQAYEFLRNWLIEHLDFVNNPVYLGSDSYQGIVTPILAQDIINGNEAGIEPQVNIKGLLLGCPHTNSDLQVNTRIIFAHRMALISDAMYKSAKTSCNGNYTDSTNANCTVAVALISQCIEQVNEADILGPNCAFISPKPKEGAQGFLKENSRNFILPWSRNGDFWCKNFDYILFDVWINYRSVQDALHVRPGTVKEVFRCNITLTSVYSYNVADAIPYHKNLTNSGLQILVFSGDHDMTITHIAVERWINALDLTIDTEWRPWFVDGQVAGYTRKYTNSGYRLTYATIKGAGHSPTEYKRKECYDMFHRWIHYYPL; encoded by the exons ATGTCTTCCAAATCAAGTTCGGTATGCTTGTATTTGCTGCTTCTACTGCTTGTATCAGGCACTAGAACTGCAGTCTCACACTGGATTGTCAAGACTCTTCCTGGCTTCCCTGGAGAATTGCCCTTTAAACTTGAAACTGG ATACATTAGTGTTGGTGAAGTGGAATTCTTCTACTATTTCGTCGAGTCGGAAGGGAACCCGGGAGCTGATCCTCTCTTGCTCTACATCAACGGAGGCCCTGGTTGTTCTGCTTTGAATGGATTTTTGTACCAGATTG GCCCATTAAAATTCAATATCACTGATTACACTGGGGGCTTACCAACACTGATATATGAACCAAACACATGGACAAAG ACAGCCAATGTGTTATTTTTAGATTTGCCTGTGGGTGCTGGCTTCTCCTATGCAACAATCTCGGAAGCTTGGAGCGCGTCTGACACAAAAGTAGCTGCACAAGCCTATGAGTTTCTGAGAAAT TGGTTGATCGAACACTTAGATTTTGTGAACAATCCCGTCTATCTTGGGAGCGACTCATATCAAGGAATTGTCACCCCAATTCTAGCCCAAGATATTATAAATG GCAATGAAGCAGGAATTGAGCCTCAAGTGAATATCAAA GGACTCTTGCTTGGATGCCCACATACAAATTCAGATCTCCAAGTTAACACAAGAATAATATTTGCGCACCGAATGGCTCTAATATCTGATGCAATGTATAAG TCAGCCAAAACTAGTTGCAATGGGAATTACACCGATTCGACAAATGCAAACTGCACCGTGGCAGTTGCACTAATATCCCAG TGCATAGAGCAAGTAAATGAAGCAGATATCTTGGGTCCCAATTGTGCGTTCATATCACCAAAACCAAAAGAAGGCGCTCAAGGATTTCTCAAAGAAAACTCAAGAAATTTCATCCTACCATGGTCTAGGAATGGAGACTTTTGGTGCAAA AATTTTGATTATATTCTCTTTGACGTATGGATAAATTATAGAAGTGTCCAAGATGCTCTTCATGTTCGACCG GGAACAGTCAAAGAAGTCTTTAGATGCAACATCACCTTGACCTCGGTGTACTCCTACAATGTCGCAGATGCAATTCCCTATCATAAAAATCTGACAAATTCAGGCTTGCAAATCCTGGTTTTCAG TGGGGATCATGACATGACTATCACACATATTGCTGTTGAACGATGGATAAATGCTCTAGATTTGACAATTGATACTGAATGGAGACCATGGTTTGTTGATGGCCAGGTTGCAGG GTACACAAGGAAATATACAAATAGCGGATATCGTTTGACATATGCAACTATAAAG GGAGCTGGACACTCTCCAACAGAGTACAAACGCAAGGAATGTTATGACATGTTCCATAGATGGATTCACTACTATCCTCTCTAG